One window of the Candidatus Zixiibacteriota bacterium genome contains the following:
- a CDS encoding conserved hypothetical protein (Evidence 4 : Unknown function but conserved in other organisms) encodes MPPIHWIVLGSASGIPSATRACSGYLLKINDDLILFDCGSGVVSSLLRFQIDPHQIKAVFISHMHSDHISDLTFLLQLMYQKERSADLIIYLPEEGLQIFRAYLTAVYLMPEKYPFHLWLRAIDDKIISFCGSEISAHPTTHLKTGITEKVVAQYNLPNKMQSYAFEINVENGRRILYSSDIAVFSDVEKYLKNLDLFIIETTHIALEKLPELLSDYNIRKTVLTHLSDDAISQVKNFIDDFSGTTELVIAEDGLTVSL; translated from the coding sequence ATGCCGCCGATTCATTGGATCGTATTGGGTTCCGCATCGGGAATCCCTTCGGCGACAAGAGCCTGTTCCGGTTATCTGCTAAAAATAAATGACGATCTGATTCTGTTTGACTGCGGGAGCGGCGTGGTTTCATCTCTGCTACGGTTTCAAATTGATCCGCATCAAATAAAAGCTGTTTTTATTTCACATATGCATTCCGATCATATTTCGGACCTGACCTTTCTTCTGCAGTTGATGTACCAAAAGGAACGGAGTGCCGACCTGATTATTTATCTGCCCGAGGAAGGTCTGCAAATTTTCAGGGCGTATCTCACCGCCGTTTATCTGATGCCCGAAAAATATCCCTTTCATCTCTGGCTCCGTGCGATTGATGACAAGATCATTTCCTTTTGCGGTTCGGAGATATCGGCCCATCCCACAACACATTTAAAAACCGGCATCACCGAAAAAGTTGTCGCCCAATATAATTTGCCCAATAAGATGCAATCATACGCCTTCGAAATTAATGTCGAAAATGGACGAAGAATCCTTTATTCTTCGGATATCGCCGTATTTTCCGATGTTGAAAAGTACTTGAAGAATCTCGATCTGTTTATAATTGAAACGACCCATATCGCTCTGGAAAAACTGCCCGAATTGTTGTCAGACTATAATATTCGCAAAACCGTCTTGACTCATTTAAGTGATGACGCTATCTCGCAGGTCAAAAA
- the ltaA gene encoding L-allo-threonine aldolase, with amino-acid sequence MKVIDLRSDTVTKPSPAMRRAIAEAEVGDDVFGDDPTVIRLEQKVAELFGREASLYVPSGTMGNQVALRAISEPGWELLCERDCHVVNYEAAGPAVHSQLLTNMIATERGILTAEQVEEAIRPPNIHHPITKIVTLENTHNRHGGTIFPLEEIRRIRVVADKHKLLMHLDGARIWNAHVATGIPLSDWAAPFDSMSVCLSKGLGAPVGSMIVGDRAFIAKARRIRKLFGGGMRQVGILAAAGLYAVENNIERLADDHRNAKILAEGLNKIKGFRVDMSRVETNIVIADISESGKSPEELVTILKDSGVLAVVFGKTRLRFVTHLDVSRDDCLKALDIMSSIKIK; translated from the coding sequence ATGAAAGTCATCGATTTACGTTCCGATACCGTCACTAAGCCGTCGCCTGCGATGCGCCGGGCCATTGCGGAAGCCGAGGTTGGTGATGATGTTTTCGGTGATGATCCGACCGTAATCCGCCTGGAGCAAAAGGTAGCGGAACTGTTCGGCAGAGAGGCCTCGCTTTATGTCCCCTCGGGGACGATGGGTAATCAGGTGGCCCTGCGGGCCATTTCCGAGCCGGGTTGGGAACTCCTCTGCGAGCGGGATTGTCATGTTGTCAATTATGAAGCCGCGGGGCCGGCGGTTCATTCCCAACTTCTGACCAATATGATTGCGACTGAAAGGGGCATACTGACGGCCGAACAGGTTGAAGAGGCGATTCGCCCCCCGAATATTCATCACCCCATTACGAAAATAGTCACGCTCGAAAATACCCATAACCGCCATGGCGGGACAATTTTCCCGTTGGAGGAAATTCGACGTATCCGGGTGGTTGCCGATAAGCACAAACTTCTTATGCACCTGGACGGGGCGCGGATCTGGAATGCTCATGTGGCCACGGGAATACCGCTGTCCGACTGGGCGGCACCGTTCGATTCAATGTCGGTCTGCCTCTCCAAGGGCCTGGGAGCGCCGGTCGGGTCGATGATCGTCGGCGACAGGGCTTTTATCGCCAAAGCCAGAAGGATTCGGAAATTATTCGGCGGCGGGATGCGGCAAGTCGGGATATTGGCCGCGGCGGGGTTGTACGCGGTCGAAAATAATATTGAGCGGCTCGCCGATGATCACCGCAATGCCAAGATTCTCGCCGAAGGCCTGAATAAAATAAAGGGTTTCCGGGTGGATATGAGCCGGGTCGAAACCAATATCGTCATAGCCGACATCTCTGAGAGCGGGAAATCACCCGAGGAACTGGTCACGATTTTAAAAGACAGCGGGGTCCTGGCGGTGGTTTTTGGAAAAACGCGGCTCCGTTTCGTGACACATCTCGATGTTTCCCGGGATGACTGTTTGAAGGCGCTGGATATTATGTCGTCAATCAAGATCAAATAG
- a CDS encoding Phosphatidate cytidylyltransferase encodes MPHQGGNHIAFKGELLRKLTHLFALVIPGGYYFLGLSKGQALAIMIPITAAMIIVDIGRLRNWRLWHYLKGILSPIIREHEMMGDFTGASYILATSCLAIGLFSKPVALAALAYIMVGDPASAIIGRRFGRVRFRTKSLEGSLAFLAAASVVALINPHLPLSVAYIGAVVATVTEAISFNVDDNASVPLVSGLVMQLMMSAIYW; translated from the coding sequence TTGCCCCATCAGGGAGGAAATCATATTGCCTTCAAGGGCGAACTTCTTCGGAAGTTGACCCATCTCTTCGCCTTGGTAATTCCCGGCGGATATTATTTCCTGGGTTTGAGCAAGGGTCAGGCCCTGGCGATAATGATCCCGATTACGGCGGCGATGATTATTGTCGATATCGGGCGGCTCCGCAACTGGCGCCTGTGGCACTACCTGAAAGGGATTCTGTCACCTATAATTCGCGAACATGAGATGATGGGCGATTTTACCGGGGCCAGTTACATTCTGGCGACATCCTGTCTGGCGATCGGACTCTTTTCCAAACCGGTAGCGCTGGCGGCTCTGGCGTATATCATGGTGGGTGATCCTGCCTCCGCTATAATCGGCCGCCGTTTCGGCCGGGTGAGATTCAGAACCAAATCACTGGAGGGTTCGCTGGCCTTTCTGGCGGCGGCTTCGGTTGTGGCCCTGATAAATCCGCACCTGCCGCTATCCGTGGCATATATCGGGGCGGTCGTGGCCACGGTTACCGAGGCCATTTCTTTCAATGTCGATGACAATGCCAGCGTTCCCCTTGTAAGCGGCCTTGTCATGCAATTAATGATGAGCGCCATTTATTGGTAA
- a CDS encoding conserved hypothetical protein (Evidence 4 : Unknown function but conserved in other organisms): MRARFIYGIFPVMVVLVASISGCGVSKVGFTDITKNDFPVAVLDSSNRILASNLYQRLAASNLLKEGGLVDSTIYFDTLQEIVVDSLVSMDADRVDLSKDYVNFHNFRQRFNDFFINYIYSRLVLDSINVDSSAVDSFYQANKEKFMLKEQVRARQLTISPKGLRLGADSLRYKNFTDEQLDSIAKATVFRLRERIDSGEVLGNLAYDYSMNRESGDQHGDLGYFYRNTYSKEFEDVAFSLPKGEVSQPFKSPDGWHILQVIDHIDSGLAPLTGDYYKTAVRLLAANEANVRSRRILDSLSRTANLIFNDSALNLPARSVGDTVWAVIVNGKDTIAFRRLPDMFDLAMTAGHKNELTLEDKHNILSRESLTLQLVQAGDNLGLSKDTAVANERERLYHKYAMEHIRLEAYDPNYQPSDSLISDYYQRNIDKYKFKKPIYVQHIIVQDSVFGEFLRDQALSGVDFMTLARQYYPGAEEIRTAAADLGYIGPGEMPDNFYRVAITLGKGNISHPVKTEFGYHIIKIVDQKFDMTLEQARPGIVDTLKAEHKTELEGQWRRNLLAKHKVVYNLNRLKRIELPPKARR, encoded by the coding sequence ATGAGAGCGAGATTTATTTACGGCATTTTCCCGGTCATGGTTGTTCTGGTTGCTTCTATCAGCGGCTGCGGCGTGTCGAAAGTCGGGTTTACGGATATCACCAAAAATGATTTCCCGGTGGCCGTACTCGATTCCTCCAATCGAATTCTGGCATCCAACCTGTATCAACGGCTCGCGGCCAGCAATCTGCTTAAAGAAGGGGGCCTAGTTGATTCCACCATATATTTTGATACTCTTCAGGAAATTGTCGTTGATTCTCTCGTGTCGATGGATGCCGACCGGGTTGATTTAAGCAAGGATTATGTGAATTTCCACAATTTCCGCCAGCGCTTTAACGATTTCTTTATTAATTATATTTACAGCCGTCTGGTCCTCGATTCCATAAATGTCGATTCCTCGGCCGTAGACAGCTTCTACCAGGCCAATAAAGAAAAATTCATGCTGAAAGAACAGGTCCGGGCACGCCAGTTGACCATTTCACCCAAAGGGCTTCGCCTGGGGGCCGACTCCCTGCGATATAAGAATTTCACCGATGAGCAATTGGACTCTATCGCCAAGGCGACCGTTTTCCGCTTGCGGGAAAGGATCGATTCCGGCGAAGTTCTGGGAAATCTGGCCTATGACTATTCAATGAACCGCGAATCAGGCGATCAGCACGGCGATCTTGGGTATTTTTATCGAAATACCTATAGTAAGGAATTCGAGGATGTCGCTTTCTCTCTGCCCAAGGGAGAAGTTTCCCAGCCCTTTAAATCGCCCGATGGCTGGCATATTCTTCAGGTGATTGATCATATCGACTCTGGTCTGGCGCCACTGACGGGCGATTATTATAAGACGGCTGTCCGGCTTCTGGCCGCCAATGAGGCCAATGTTCGCAGCCGGCGCATTCTGGACTCGTTGTCGCGAACGGCGAATCTCATATTTAATGACTCGGCCCTTAATCTTCCGGCTCGTTCGGTCGGCGATACGGTTTGGGCGGTTATTGTGAACGGCAAAGATACGATTGCTTTTCGTCGTCTGCCTGATATGTTTGATCTGGCGATGACGGCCGGTCATAAAAATGAATTAACCCTTGAGGATAAGCATAATATCCTGAGCCGCGAATCGCTGACATTGCAGCTGGTCCAAGCCGGGGATAATCTCGGTCTATCCAAAGATACGGCCGTCGCCAACGAAAGAGAGCGGCTCTATCATAAATATGCGATGGAGCATATACGGCTGGAAGCTTATGATCCCAACTATCAGCCGAGTGACAGTCTGATATCCGATTATTATCAGCGGAATATAGATAAGTACAAATTCAAAAAACCTATTTATGTCCAGCATATCATAGTCCAGGACTCCGTTTTCGGCGAGTTTCTGCGCGATCAAGCGCTGTCAGGAGTTGATTTCATGACATTGGCCCGACAATATTATCCGGGGGCCGAAGAGATACGGACTGCGGCGGCGGATCTCGGATATATCGGTCCGGGGGAGATGCCGGATAATTTCTATCGCGTCGCCATCACTCTGGGCAAAGGAAACATTTCCCATCCGGTCAAGACAGAGTTCGGATATCATATCATAAAAATCGTCGATCAGAAATTTGACATGACACTGGAACAGGCCCGGCCAGGAATTGTCGACACTCTCAAAGCCGAGCATAAGACGGAATTGGAAGGTCAGTGGCGGCGCAATCTTCTGGCCAAGCACAAAGTTGTTTACAATCTGAATCGCCTGAAGAGAATCGAACTGCCGCCTAAAGCTCGCCGTTAA
- a CDS encoding PAS protein, with translation MRSNDFIFKPAWVLSLRLTTYILIAGIVVFWMKYPAYFNFPFFAYSLLTLSLPLIFVLRNKIPTRHLFRVVAFLQTLFEIIIEIGIIYTTGNIQSAFSGLFILTIISSALVNNLAGTLGVASLISFAYAFIIWFGLAIAGAPGSATRALETIFSTQDAAFYNIFLHILTFYLIAFISGYLVERLKHKDEQLASASQALRQAQLDTNDILQHLNSGLMTIDREGRVIFFNRAAEEILGYREVDISGFDYRIAFGNRMPQLVENLREVLDYRRHFPRNEIEIFGTDGNIVPLGISTSLLLDERNEIRGVIAIFQDLTETKILEEKMRAADRMAAVGELSAAIAHEIRNPLAAISGSVEVLKAELNLTGQNRRLLDLIVRESSRLNNILSDFLLYARSNRPVFEKVELCRLVSDVFEVVRHHPSFQDNINLRLSVQESYIYIFGDEDKIKQVLINLIVNACEAIGESGGEVVVRIGQVDNDSIRLDITDSGPGIDKEHLAKIFDPFFSTKKDGTGLGLAIVQRLTENLKIDLMVKTAVGVGTTFALFFNRMPSKMAEISTPSSDAIAAETNRSV, from the coding sequence ATGAGATCGAACGACTTCATTTTCAAACCCGCGTGGGTTCTTTCCCTCAGACTGACGACATATATTTTGATCGCCGGAATCGTCGTCTTCTGGATGAAATATCCGGCATACTTCAATTTTCCCTTTTTCGCTTACTCGTTATTGACCCTGTCTTTGCCGCTGATATTTGTCCTCCGCAACAAAATACCGACCCGTCACCTTTTCCGGGTGGTGGCTTTCCTGCAGACGCTTTTTGAAATAATTATCGAAATAGGTATTATCTACACGACCGGCAATATCCAATCAGCCTTTTCCGGTCTATTTATACTGACCATAATTTCCTCGGCCCTGGTGAATAATCTGGCCGGGACGTTGGGTGTTGCCTCCCTAATATCATTTGCCTACGCTTTTATTATTTGGTTCGGTCTGGCCATCGCCGGCGCCCCGGGTTCGGCCACACGGGCTCTGGAGACAATTTTCTCGACCCAGGATGCGGCTTTTTACAATATCTTTCTTCATATTCTGACATTCTATCTGATTGCTTTCATTTCCGGGTATCTGGTCGAGCGTCTCAAGCATAAAGACGAGCAGTTGGCCAGCGCTTCTCAGGCCCTGAGGCAGGCGCAATTGGACACCAACGATATCCTGCAACACCTCAACTCCGGTTTGATGACGATTGACCGCGAAGGCCGGGTCATTTTCTTTAATCGCGCCGCCGAAGAAATCTTGGGGTATCGGGAAGTGGATATCAGCGGGTTCGACTATCGTATCGCTTTCGGGAACCGGATGCCGCAATTGGTGGAGAATCTTCGGGAAGTACTGGATTACCGCCGTCACTTCCCCCGCAATGAAATCGAAATTTTCGGTACGGACGGCAATATCGTGCCGCTCGGAATTTCAACATCGCTGCTTCTCGACGAGCGCAACGAAATACGCGGGGTCATCGCCATTTTTCAGGACTTGACCGAGACAAAAATTCTGGAGGAAAAAATGCGGGCCGCCGATCGGATGGCGGCCGTCGGGGAATTGTCAGCCGCCATTGCCCATGAAATCCGCAATCCTTTGGCCGCCATTTCGGGCTCGGTCGAGGTTCTCAAGGCGGAACTCAACCTGACGGGGCAAAACCGCCGCCTGCTCGATCTGATTGTCAGGGAGTCGTCACGACTCAACAATATCCTATCCGATTTTCTACTGTACGCCCGGAGCAACCGCCCGGTCTTCGAGAAGGTGGAACTTTGCCGCCTGGTAAGTGATGTCTTTGAGGTGGTCCGGCACCACCCATCTTTCCAAGACAATATTAATCTTCGGCTGTCGGTGCAGGAATCATATATTTACATTTTCGGAGACGAAGATAAAATAAAGCAGGTCCTGATTAATCTGATTGTCAATGCCTGCGAAGCGATCGGTGAGTCGGGGGGGGAAGTTGTCGTACGTATCGGTCAGGTGGATAATGACTCGATTCGCCTCGATATCACCGACAGCGGCCCCGGGATCGATAAGGAACATCTGGCCAAAATTTTTGATCCCTTCTTTTCGACCAAAAAGGACGGAACCGGTCTCGGTCTGGCCATTGTGCAAAGGCTGACGGAAAATTTGAAAATCGATCTGATGGTCAAAACGGCGGTCGGGGTCGGCACCACCTTTGCCTTATTCTTCAATCGTATGCCGAGCAAAATGGCGGAAATATCGACCCCGTCATCCGATGCGATCGCGGCCGAAACCAACCGGTCAGTCTAG
- the tapC gene encoding Type IV pilus assembly protein TapC, producing the protein MPVFEYKGKTLAGAVVQGELSAHSREEMERILRQNRILVSTIRKKPAELKIKLGTGVKKVDISRFTRQFATMIGAGLPMVQCLEILGAQMESKELCRIINDVKEGVQGGSTLSEALSRHPKVFDQLYSNMVEAGEMGGALDTILVRLAVYREKADSLVRKVKGAMVYPTIVCIVAIGVTFAMLTFVVPTFAKMFGGLGAELPKPTLMVLAVSNFLRHNLLLLFGGLIGATAAFIYWIKTESGRAMFDAGLLKAPVFGNLVRKSSVARFTRTLGTLLSSGVSILDALEITAKTAGNVVIARAIKKAVLSIAEGDTITAPLKETGVFPPMVTQMISVGEKTGGLDDMLSKIADFYDDEVDQAVSALTSLIEPVIIVFMGIVIGAIMIAMYLPMFDIIGKIG; encoded by the coding sequence ATGCCCGTATTCGAATACAAAGGAAAGACTCTTGCCGGCGCGGTGGTCCAGGGCGAACTGTCGGCTCACAGCCGCGAAGAGATGGAGCGGATCCTGCGCCAGAACCGCATTCTCGTTTCGACCATCCGCAAGAAGCCGGCGGAACTAAAAATTAAATTGGGCACGGGAGTAAAAAAAGTCGATATTTCGCGATTCACACGCCAGTTCGCCACTATGATCGGCGCCGGTCTCCCGATGGTGCAGTGCCTCGAAATTCTCGGGGCGCAAATGGAGAGCAAGGAATTGTGCCGGATCATTAACGATGTCAAAGAGGGGGTGCAGGGAGGATCGACCCTGTCCGAGGCGCTCAGCCGTCACCCCAAGGTTTTCGATCAATTGTACAGCAATATGGTCGAGGCCGGTGAAATGGGCGGAGCCCTCGACACCATTCTGGTGCGTCTGGCGGTCTATCGTGAGAAAGCCGACAGTCTGGTCCGCAAAGTAAAAGGCGCCATGGTCTATCCGACTATCGTCTGCATCGTGGCCATCGGCGTCACCTTTGCCATGTTGACCTTTGTCGTGCCGACCTTCGCCAAAATGTTCGGCGGCCTCGGAGCAGAATTGCCGAAACCAACCCTGATGGTTCTGGCAGTCAGTAATTTTCTTCGGCACAACCTTCTCCTGCTGTTTGGGGGCCTAATTGGCGCCACGGCGGCTTTTATTTATTGGATTAAGACCGAATCGGGCCGGGCGATGTTCGATGCCGGGCTTTTAAAGGCGCCGGTATTTGGTAATCTGGTGCGCAAATCATCGGTAGCCCGTTTCACCAGAACTCTGGGGACTTTGCTTTCCTCGGGGGTGTCGATTCTGGACGCTCTGGAAATAACGGCCAAGACGGCCGGAAATGTAGTTATCGCTCGGGCCATCAAGAAGGCCGTGCTTTCGATCGCCGAAGGCGATACCATTACGGCGCCGTTAAAGGAGACAGGGGTTTTCCCCCCGATGGTGACGCAGATGATATCGGTCGGTGAAAAGACCGGCGGCCTCGATGATATGCTGTCCAAAATCGCCGATTTTTATGACGATGAAGTGGATCAAGCCGTCAGCGCCCTGACCTCGCTGATCGAGCCGGTTATTATTGTATTCATGGGTATCGTTATCGGTGCTATCATGATTGCCATGTATCTACCGATGTTCGATATCATCGGAAAGATTGGATAA